A stretch of Malus sylvestris chromosome 11, drMalSylv7.2, whole genome shotgun sequence DNA encodes these proteins:
- the LOC126588847 gene encoding putative disease resistance RPP13-like protein 1 translates to MALGEIFLAAFLQLLLDRLTPREILNYFGNFRGVRRKLEKLRTTLSTIGVVVSDAEERQLTEGAVKLWLDDLRDLAYDIEDTLDKFATQMLKRMIEGREQANTSNKIRRSFYKVKLRFDMNSEMKKIMERLQDISERKEKFGLKDTGTSAKESRSLQSAGVLDEKLVVGRDDDKGEIIELLSRKYKHAGTVNFGVVAIVGMPGVGKTTLAQLVFNHKDDAMKEFEPKVWVSVSDDFDVVRVTKAILESITSRPVQVEEFSKMQHDLSEQLRGKKFLIVLDDIWNKGDYDLYDLWTRLQSPFGVGAGGSKILVTTRDVNVAKFMGAAGVHNLKCMRDDDCLEIFERHAFGELNDGKPVNYELIRRKIVEKCRGLPFAARTLGGLLRCKEKDEWEEILNNKLWNIADKSDILPVLKLSYHYLPSNLKRCFAYCSILPNDYEFREKQLVLLWMAEGLIQQKPEDNKQMEDLGRDYFRELLSRSLFQESSKNNSRFVMHDLVNDLAQWAAGEICSRLEDKQGDNLQRTCFRRARHSSFIAGQFDGVTRFEDFPKVERLRTFLPLSLSDSRWWSKYLSHKVIFELLPQLQYLRVLSLNGYKITELPNSIGDLRLLQYLDLSYTDITSLPESTSTLYSLQTLILEGCSKLKSLPAKMSNLINLRHLNNLDAYSLGGMPPQLGRMVNLQSLSNFVVSGGSDGSRIREIEFLLHLRGTLCISRLENVIDVEDARRANLKCKERLDSLVLEWSHSSNTRETESAVLDMLQPHTKLKELTIKSYAGKEFSSWVAVSLFSNMVLVRLEECNNCLSLPPLGQLPQLKELYIRGMNAVESVGAEFYGECISPFPLLETLEFVDMQHWKEWLPFQLDRGNGVFPCLKTLFVKKCSKLGGKLPENLNSLAKLGIVKCEELVVSIANHKQLRHLNIDCCKVLVHTAAKVEFELLESLCLSNISELMSLQTGELFQKGLTKVRDLKINGCEELMSSLKNEGRLLQQLTSLGRLEIEDNSPLVEELGKEAEELLQLQILECKLECLELKKCENILKLPKGLNQLSSLQQLCIHKCPRLVSFEDVGLPPSLKDIKITECHSLIYLAKFQVPQNLRRIQISDCKSLKSLVDEEVVGSSLLSSHICLEYLKIQECQSLTSLSLSGQLLRTLKHLEIYDCLQLELIVQDGFSHYNTNQCLEYIRIWKCQNLKYLLDGLYHLINLQTLDIYYCGSLVSIPRLSGGRKASNLREIKITDCDKLEVLPEAMRNLNSLEELTIDYREGLSCFFPANLTSLTISKVKSCKSLWELEWGLHRLTSLRKLWIYGNDPDMVSFPPDVVQTETLLPKSLIGLLICGFPNLMKLSSKGFQSLTSLQSLHLSSCFRLASIPEEGLPPSLTQLLISRCPVLKERCERGKGRYWHKISHIPYIA, encoded by the coding sequence ATGGCACTGGGAGAGATTTTTCTTGCGGCGTTTCTACAGTTGCTGCTCGACAGGTTGACCCCTCGCGAGATTCTCAACTACTTTGGAAACTTCCGGGGCGTCAGAAGGAAGCTGGAGAAGTTGAGGACCACGTTATCTACAATCGGAGTGGTGGTGAGTGATGCCGAGGAAAGGCAACTGACTGAGGGTGCTGTAAAACTGTGGCTCGATGATCTCAGAGATTTGGCTTATGATATCGAAGACACGTTGGACAAATTTGCCACACAAATGTTGAAGCGCATGATAGAGGGACGTGAACAAGCCAACACAAGCAACAAGATACGGAGATCATTTTATAAAGTTAAATTGAGGTTTGATATGAACTCCGAAATGAAGAAGATTATGGAGCGGTTGCAAGACATATCTGAACGGAAAGAAAAGTTTGGCTTGAAAGATACTGGGACGTCTGCTAAGGAATCACGAAGTTTACAAAGTGCAGGCGTGTTAGATGAAAAGCTTGTTGTTGGAAGAGATGATGACAAAGGGGAGATTATCGAATTGTTGTCAAGAAAATACAAGCATGCAGGTACTGTCAATTTTGGTGTAGTTGCTATAGTTGGGATGCCCGGAGTCGGGAAGACGACACTTGCTCAACTTGTATTCAACCACAAAGATGATGCCATGAAGGAGTTTGAGCCAAAGGTGTGGGTATCTGTGTCTGATGACTTCGATGTTGTGCGAGTGACAAAGGCAATTCTTGAATCAATCACATCCCGACCCGTTCAAGTCGAGGAGTTTAGTAAAATGCAGCATGATTTGAGTGAGCAGTTAAGAGGAAAAAAGTTTTTAATCGTTTTAGATGATATTTGGAACAAAGGTGACTATGATCTATACGATCTCTGGACAAGACTTCAATCCCCTTTTGGCGTCGGAGCTGGAGGAAGTAAGATACTTGTGACAACCCGTGATGTGAATGTTGCCAAGTTTATGGGAGCCGCTGGAGTCCATAATTTGAAGTGCATGAGAGATGATGattgtttggaaatatttgagcGACATGCATTCGGGGAACTTAACGATGGAAAACCAGTAAATTATGAGTTAATTCGAAGAAAAATTGTCGAAAAATGTCGTGGATTACCATTTGCTGCAAGGACTCTCGGTGGCCTTTTACGTTGCAAAGAAAAAGATGAGTGGGAAGAAATATTGAACAACAAATTGTGGAATATAGCAGATAAGAGTGACATTCTCCCCGTACTAAAGTTGAGCTATCACTATCttccatcaaatttgaagagGTGTTTTGCCTATTGCTCAATACTTCCAAACGACTATGAATTTAGGGAGAAGCAACTCGTCCTTTTGTGGATGGCAGAGGGTTTGATTCAACAAAAACCTGAAGACAATAAACAAATGGAGGATTTGGGCCGTGACTACTTTCGAGAGCTATTATCAAGGTCGTTGTTTCAAGAATCAAGCAAAAACAATTCACGATTTGTAATGCATGACCTCGTTAATGATTTAGCACAATGGGCAGCAGGAGAAATATGTTCTAGGTTGGAAGATAAGCAAGGTGATAACTTGCAACGCACCTGCTTTCGAAGGGCTCGCCATTCGTCTTTCATTGCTGGTCAATTTGATGGAGTTACGAGATTTGAGGACTTTCCTAAAGTTGAACGTTTGCGAACATTCCTGCCACTATCGCTTTCAGATTCCAGGTGGTGGAGTAAATATTTGTCTCATAAGGTTATTTTTGAGTTACTACCACAGTTGCAATACTTACGAGTGCTCTCTTTGAATGGCTACAAAATAACTGAGCTGCCAAACTCAATTGGTGATTTGAGGTTGTTACAGTATCTTGACCTTTCCTACACAGATATAACCAGTTTGCCTGAATCAACAAGCACTCTTTACAGCTTGCAAACATTGATATTGGAAGGTTGTTCTAAATTGAAGTCATTGCCTGCGAAGAtgagtaatctaattaatttgcGCCATCTAAACAACTTGGATGCATATTCGTTGGGAGGAATGCCTCCACAACTGGGTAGAATGGTGAATCTCCAATCATTGTCTAATTTTGTGGTCAGTGGTGGTAGTGATGGATCAAGGATAAGGGAGATAGAGTTCCTATTGCATCTCCGCGGGACATTGTGCATCTCAAGATTGGAGAATGTGATTGATGTCGAGGATGCTCGGAGGGCCAACTTAAAATGCAAGGAGAGGCTTGATTCATTGGTCCTAGAATGGTCTCATTCAAGCAACACAAGAGAAACGGAATCTGCTGTGCTTGACATGTTACAGCCTCATACAAAGCTCAAGGAGCTCACCATCAAGAGTTATGCCGGAAAGGAATTTTCATCATGGGTTGCAGTTTCTTTGTTCTCTAATATGGTGCTTGTGCGGTTAGAGGAATGTAACAATTGTTTATCGTTGCCACCTCTTGGACAATTGCCTCAGCTCAAAGAACTTTATATTAGAGGAATGAATGCAGTGGAAAGTGTTGGTGCTGAGTTTTATGGAGAGTGCATCTCGCCTTTTCCGCTATTAGAGACTCTTGAGTTTGTGGATATGCAACATTGGAAGGAATGGCTTCCTTTCCAATTGGATCGTGGAAATGGTGTTTTCCCTTGCCTGAAAACGCTCTTTGTAAAAAAATGTTCAAAACTGGGGGGTAAGTTGCCAGAGAACCTCAATTCTTTAGCAAAGCTTGGAATTGttaaatgtgaagaattagtggtTTCAATTGCCAACCACAAACAACTTCGTCATTTAAACATTGACTGTTGTAAAGTGTTGGTGCATACAGCTGCTAAGGTTGAGTTTGAGTTGTTAGAGTCCTTGTGCCTTTCAAACATTTCGGAGCTCATGTCTCTGCAAACAGGGGAATTGTTCCAGAAGGGATTAACCAAGGTTAGAGATTTGAAGATTAATGGATGTGAGGAGCTGATGTCTTCATTGAAGAACGAGGGTAGATTATTGCAACAGTTGACTTCTCTTGGCCGTTTGGAAATTGAAGACAACTCTCCTCTAGTTGAAGAATTGGGAAAAGAAGCAGAGGAGTTGCTGCAATTGCAAATATTGGAGTGCAAGCTTGAATGTCTGGAGTTAAAGAAGTGCGAAAATATTTTGAAGCTACCAAAAGGGTTAAATCAGTTGTCGTCTCTTCAACAGCTTTGCATACACAAATGTCCACGTCTGGTTTCTTTTGAGGATGTTGGTCTGCCACCTTCTCTTAAAGACATCAAGATTACAGAGTGTCATTCGTTGATATATTTGGCAAAATTTCAGGTTCCCCAAAATCTCAGAAGAATACAGATAAGTGACTGTAAAAGTTTGAAATCACTAGTAGATGAGGAGGTTGTTGGTTCTTCTCTGTTGTCTTCTCACATTTGCCTTGAGTACTTGAAAATCCAGGAATGTCAATCTCTGACGTCGTTATCATTGAGCGGCCAGCTTCTTAGGACACTTAAACACCTTGAGATATACGATTGTTTACAGCTGGAGTTAATTGTACAGGACGGGTTCTCCCACTACAATACTAATCAGTGTCTTGAATATATAAGGATCTGGAAGTGCCAAAATCTGAAATACTTACTAGATGGCTTATACCACCTCATCAATCTTCAAACGTTGGATATTTATTACTGTGGAAGTCTTGTTTCTATCCCCAGACTAAGTGGGGGGAGAAAAGCCTCCAACCTGAGAGAGATCAAGATAACCGATTGCGACAAATTGGAGGTGTTACCCGAAGCCATGCGCAATCTCAACTCTCTTGAGGAATTGACCATTGACTACCGTGAAGGTTTGAGTTGCTTCTTTCCCGCCAACCTCACATCACTTACAATTTCGAAAGTCAAGAGCTGTAAGTCATTGTGGGAGTTGGAGTGGGGATTGCACAGACTTACCTCTCTTAGAAAATTATGGATCTACGGCAATGACCCGGATATGGTATCGTTTCCACCCGACGTGGTCCAGACGGAGACACTCCTCCCCAAATCTCTCATTGGACTATTAATTTGTGGTTTCCCGAATCTGATGAAACTGAGCAGCAAAGGCTTTCAATCCCTAACGTCTCTTCAATCTCTACATCTCTCCAGTTGTTTTCGACTAGCATCCATTCCAGAAGAGGGTCTTCCTCCTTCACTTACACAACTTCTCATCTCTAGGTGTCCTGTGCTAAAAGAGAGATGCGAACGAGGAAAAGGACGCTACTGGCACAAAATATCCCACATCCCTTACATAGCGTAG